The following are encoded together in the Hoplias malabaricus isolate fHopMal1 chromosome 3, fHopMal1.hap1, whole genome shotgun sequence genome:
- the raraa gene encoding retinoic acid receptor alpha-A isoform X2, whose product MMYEGVDVVGLSPSPSPFLMVDYYSQARAGHHPYSSQHWNSSAHSIETQSTSSEEIVPSPPSPPPPPRVYKPCFVCQDKSSGYHYGVSACEGCKGFFRRSIQKNMVYTCHREKSCIINKVTRNRCQYCRLQKCLEVGMSKESVRNDRNKKKKEEKKAECPESPTLTADTEQMIDRVRKAHQDTFPSLCQLGKYTTSNSSERRVSLDVDLWDKFSELSTKCIIKTVEFAKQLPGFTTLTIADQITLLKAACLDILILRICTRYTPEQDTMTFSDGLTLNRTQMHNAGFGPLTDLVFAFANQLLPLEMDDAETGLLSAICLLCGDRQDLEEADKVDVLQEPLLEALKLYVRRRRPHKPHMFPKMLMKITDLRSISAKGAERVITLKMEIPGSMPPLIQEMLENSEGLESSASGASSRPAGSCSPSLSPSSAQSSPPTHSP is encoded by the exons CTATTGAGACGCAGAGTACGAGTTCAGAAGAGATAGtacccagccccccctctccgCCCCCACCTCCGCGGGTCTACAAACCCTGCTTTGTCTGCCAGGACAAATCCTCCGGCTACCACTATGGCGTCAGTGCCTGTGAAGGCTGCAAG ggTTTTTTTCGGAGGAGTATCCAGAAGAACATGGTGTACACATGCCACAGAGAGAAAAGCTGCATCATCAACAAGGTCACGCGCAACCGCTGCCAGTACTGCCGCCTGCAGAAGTGCCTGGAAGTGGGCATGTCCAAGGAGT cGGTGAGGAATGACAGGaacaagaaaaagaaggaaGAGAAGAAGGCAGAGTGTCCGGAGAGTCCAACTTTGACCGCCGACACGGAGCAGATGATTGACAGAGTGAGAAAAGCCCACCAGGACACCTTCCCCTCGCTGTGCCAGCTGGGCAAATACACCACG AGTAACAGTTCAGAGCGGCGGGTTTCTCTGGACGTGGATCTTTGGGATAAGTTCAGTGAACTCTCCACCAAGTGCATCATTAAAACGGTGGAGTTCGCCAAGCAACTGCCCGGCTTCACCACACTGACCATCGCTGACCAGATCACGCTCCTCAAAGCCGCCTGCCTTGACATTCTG ATCTTGCGGATTTGTACGCGATACACACCGGAGCAGGACACCATGACGTTCTCGGACGGTCTGACGCTGAACCGAACGCAGATGCACAACGCCGGCTTCGGGCCGCTCACCGACCTCGTGTTTGCCTTCGCCAACCAGCTGCTGCCCCTGGAGATGGACGACGCCGAGACAGGGCTCTTGAGCGCCATCTGTCTACTGTGTGGAG accgGCAGGACCTGGAGGAGGCAGATAAAGTGGACGTTCTGCAGGAGCCACTGCTGGAGGCTCTGAAGCTCTACGTGAGGCGGAGGAGACCACACAAACCTCATATGTTCCCCAAAATGCTGATGAAGATCACTGACCTGAGGAGCATCAGCGCCAagg gagccGAGCGTGTGATCACCCTGAAGATGGAAATTCCCGGCTCCATGCCGCCTCTGATCCAGGAGATGCTGGAAAACTCAGAGGGTTTGGAGAGCTCAGCGAGCGGAGCGTCTTCTCGTCCGGCCGGCAGCTGTAGCCCTTCCCTCTCGCCAAGCTCCGCCCAAAGCAgcccacccacacactcaccttga
- the raraa gene encoding retinoic acid receptor alpha-A isoform X3 — MSSVVSHPQQCPHCPSADTAPPLQPGFFRRSIQKNMVYTCHREKSCIINKVTRNRCQYCRLQKCLEVGMSKESVRNDRNKKKKEEKKAECPESPTLTADTEQMIDRVRKAHQDTFPSLCQLGKYTTSNSSERRVSLDVDLWDKFSELSTKCIIKTVEFAKQLPGFTTLTIADQITLLKAACLDILILRICTRYTPEQDTMTFSDGLTLNRTQMHNAGFGPLTDLVFAFANQLLPLEMDDAETGLLSAICLLCGDRQDLEEADKVDVLQEPLLEALKLYVRRRRPHKPHMFPKMLMKITDLRSISAKGAERVITLKMEIPGSMPPLIQEMLENSEGLESSASGASSRPAGSCSPSLSPSSAQSSPPTHSP; from the exons ggTTTTTTTCGGAGGAGTATCCAGAAGAACATGGTGTACACATGCCACAGAGAGAAAAGCTGCATCATCAACAAGGTCACGCGCAACCGCTGCCAGTACTGCCGCCTGCAGAAGTGCCTGGAAGTGGGCATGTCCAAGGAGT cGGTGAGGAATGACAGGaacaagaaaaagaaggaaGAGAAGAAGGCAGAGTGTCCGGAGAGTCCAACTTTGACCGCCGACACGGAGCAGATGATTGACAGAGTGAGAAAAGCCCACCAGGACACCTTCCCCTCGCTGTGCCAGCTGGGCAAATACACCACG AGTAACAGTTCAGAGCGGCGGGTTTCTCTGGACGTGGATCTTTGGGATAAGTTCAGTGAACTCTCCACCAAGTGCATCATTAAAACGGTGGAGTTCGCCAAGCAACTGCCCGGCTTCACCACACTGACCATCGCTGACCAGATCACGCTCCTCAAAGCCGCCTGCCTTGACATTCTG ATCTTGCGGATTTGTACGCGATACACACCGGAGCAGGACACCATGACGTTCTCGGACGGTCTGACGCTGAACCGAACGCAGATGCACAACGCCGGCTTCGGGCCGCTCACCGACCTCGTGTTTGCCTTCGCCAACCAGCTGCTGCCCCTGGAGATGGACGACGCCGAGACAGGGCTCTTGAGCGCCATCTGTCTACTGTGTGGAG accgGCAGGACCTGGAGGAGGCAGATAAAGTGGACGTTCTGCAGGAGCCACTGCTGGAGGCTCTGAAGCTCTACGTGAGGCGGAGGAGACCACACAAACCTCATATGTTCCCCAAAATGCTGATGAAGATCACTGACCTGAGGAGCATCAGCGCCAagg gagccGAGCGTGTGATCACCCTGAAGATGGAAATTCCCGGCTCCATGCCGCCTCTGATCCAGGAGATGCTGGAAAACTCAGAGGGTTTGGAGAGCTCAGCGAGCGGAGCGTCTTCTCGTCCGGCCGGCAGCTGTAGCCCTTCCCTCTCGCCAAGCTCCGCCCAAAGCAgcccacccacacactcaccttga
- the raraa gene encoding retinoic acid receptor alpha-A isoform X4 yields MVYTCHREKSCIINKVTRNRCQYCRLQKCLEVGMSKESVRNDRNKKKKEEKKAECPESPTLTADTEQMIDRVRKAHQDTFPSLCQLGKYTTSNSSERRVSLDVDLWDKFSELSTKCIIKTVEFAKQLPGFTTLTIADQITLLKAACLDILILRICTRYTPEQDTMTFSDGLTLNRTQMHNAGFGPLTDLVFAFANQLLPLEMDDAETGLLSAICLLCGDRQDLEEADKVDVLQEPLLEALKLYVRRRRPHKPHMFPKMLMKITDLRSISAKGAERVITLKMEIPGSMPPLIQEMLENSEGLESSASGASSRPAGSCSPSLSPSSAQSSPPTHSP; encoded by the exons ATGGTGTACACATGCCACAGAGAGAAAAGCTGCATCATCAACAAGGTCACGCGCAACCGCTGCCAGTACTGCCGCCTGCAGAAGTGCCTGGAAGTGGGCATGTCCAAGGAGT cGGTGAGGAATGACAGGaacaagaaaaagaaggaaGAGAAGAAGGCAGAGTGTCCGGAGAGTCCAACTTTGACCGCCGACACGGAGCAGATGATTGACAGAGTGAGAAAAGCCCACCAGGACACCTTCCCCTCGCTGTGCCAGCTGGGCAAATACACCACG AGTAACAGTTCAGAGCGGCGGGTTTCTCTGGACGTGGATCTTTGGGATAAGTTCAGTGAACTCTCCACCAAGTGCATCATTAAAACGGTGGAGTTCGCCAAGCAACTGCCCGGCTTCACCACACTGACCATCGCTGACCAGATCACGCTCCTCAAAGCCGCCTGCCTTGACATTCTG ATCTTGCGGATTTGTACGCGATACACACCGGAGCAGGACACCATGACGTTCTCGGACGGTCTGACGCTGAACCGAACGCAGATGCACAACGCCGGCTTCGGGCCGCTCACCGACCTCGTGTTTGCCTTCGCCAACCAGCTGCTGCCCCTGGAGATGGACGACGCCGAGACAGGGCTCTTGAGCGCCATCTGTCTACTGTGTGGAG accgGCAGGACCTGGAGGAGGCAGATAAAGTGGACGTTCTGCAGGAGCCACTGCTGGAGGCTCTGAAGCTCTACGTGAGGCGGAGGAGACCACACAAACCTCATATGTTCCCCAAAATGCTGATGAAGATCACTGACCTGAGGAGCATCAGCGCCAagg gagccGAGCGTGTGATCACCCTGAAGATGGAAATTCCCGGCTCCATGCCGCCTCTGATCCAGGAGATGCTGGAAAACTCAGAGGGTTTGGAGAGCTCAGCGAGCGGAGCGTCTTCTCGTCCGGCCGGCAGCTGTAGCCCTTCCCTCTCGCCAAGCTCCGCCCAAAGCAgcccacccacacactcaccttga